One Chloroflexota bacterium genomic region harbors:
- a CDS encoding MFS transporter — MSASASTRPAAAAEPTRGQRLTLIAALGVGTFTTALSNSVLNTILPLISNAFQTDISAVEWIVTAFLLVQSGLLLTFGRLGDMIGHRRVYLLGLAVFILSLGLCVLAPSVPLLIGARILQAVGASMFIANSPPILTAFFPPSQRGQVLGIQASTVYVGLAAGAPIGGFLADLFGWQSVFLVPIPFAAIALVTSFLVLRKDVLSNRRERFDLIGAAVYLVGLVMLLLALNRGRSWGWTSELTIGCLLVGLVTLVVFVVHERRTPSPMLNLSLFNQRAFTAPVISSMMNYSASAGTVFLLPFALIEGRGLSPGQVGLVLTWQPIVMAVMASVSGGLSDKIGARIPATVGMTILSISLVILSQMGLETPLWELSATLALVGLGIGLFTSPNNSSVLGAVGPERRGVASGILSTARTLGNVLGIGVAGAVYATVLAMSGGGHAPAQVVNATSYGMMVAAGLAAVGAVTSFTRPPPSKLEM, encoded by the coding sequence GTGAGCGCTTCGGCCAGCACCCGGCCGGCCGCTGCCGCCGAGCCGACGCGCGGGCAGCGGCTCACCCTGATCGCAGCGCTTGGCGTCGGCACGTTCACGACGGCGCTCTCGAACAGCGTGCTCAACACGATCCTGCCGCTGATCTCCAACGCCTTCCAGACCGACATCTCGGCGGTCGAATGGATCGTGACGGCGTTCCTGCTCGTCCAGAGCGGCCTGCTGCTGACGTTCGGGCGGCTGGGCGACATGATCGGGCACCGGCGGGTGTACCTGCTGGGGCTGGCCGTCTTCATCCTGAGCCTCGGGCTGTGTGTGCTCGCGCCGTCGGTGCCGCTGCTGATCGGCGCACGGATCCTCCAGGCCGTGGGCGCGTCGATGTTCATCGCCAACTCGCCGCCGATCCTCACCGCGTTCTTCCCGCCGAGCCAGCGGGGCCAGGTGCTCGGCATCCAGGCGTCCACGGTGTACGTGGGGCTGGCGGCCGGCGCGCCGATTGGCGGCTTTCTGGCGGACCTGTTCGGCTGGCAGTCGGTCTTCCTGGTCCCGATCCCGTTTGCTGCCATCGCCCTGGTCACGAGCTTCCTGGTGCTCCGCAAGGACGTGCTGTCCAACCGCCGCGAGCGCTTCGATCTGATCGGGGCGGCGGTCTACCTCGTGGGGCTGGTGATGCTCCTGCTGGCGCTCAATCGCGGCCGCAGCTGGGGCTGGACCTCCGAGCTGACCATCGGCTGCCTACTCGTCGGGCTGGTGACGCTGGTGGTGTTCGTGGTGCACGAGCGCCGCACGCCCAGCCCGATGCTCAACCTGTCGCTGTTCAACCAGCGGGCGTTCACCGCGCCCGTCATCAGCTCGATGATGAACTATTCGGCCTCGGCCGGGACGGTCTTCCTGCTGCCGTTCGCGCTGATCGAGGGACGCGGCCTCTCGCCGGGGCAGGTCGGGCTGGTGCTGACCTGGCAGCCCATCGTGATGGCGGTGATGGCTTCGGTCAGCGGCGGCCTCTCGGACAAGATCGGGGCGCGCATCCCCGCCACGGTCGGCATGACGATCCTCTCCATCAGCCTCGTCATCCTGTCGCAGATGGGCCTGGAGACGCCGCTCTGGGAGCTGAGCGCCACGCTGGCGCTGGTCGGCCTGGGGATCGGGCTGTTCACCTCGCCCAACAACAGCTCGGTGCTGGGGGCGGTCGGCCCCGAGCGGCGAGGCGTCGCCTCGGGCATTCTGTCCACGGCACGGACGCTCGGGAACGTGCTGGGGATCGGCGTGGCGGGCGCGGTGTACGCCACGGTGCTCGCGATGAGCGGTGGCGGGCACGCGCCAGCCCAGGTGGTGAACGCCACCAGCTACGGCATGATGGTGGCGGCCGGGCTGGCGGCTGTCGGCGCGGTGACGTCGTTCACCCGGCCGCCGCCGTCGAAGCTGGAGATGTAG